TAATATCTTCAATACGTGCTTTCGCTTCTGCAGCTTTTTGAGCATCGACAGCAGAGATTTTCACTAAACCATCATCATCGATATCAATGCTGGTGTTGGTCTCTTCTGTTAAGCTGCGAATTGTCGCACCCCCTGGGCCAATCAAATCACGAATCTTATCCGCTGGTATCTTGATTGTCGTAATGCGCGGCGCAAACTCAGACAAGGCACTTGGAGCCGCAACGACGCTATTCATTTTATCAAGAATGTGCATACGACCATCATAAGCTTGTGCCAATGCTGCACCCATGATTTCTTTGGTAATCCCTTCGATCTTGATATCCATTTGCAGTGCTGTCACACCACGTTCGGTTCCTGCCACTTTAAAGTCCATATCACCTAGATGATCTTCATCACCCAAGATATCAGACAAAACAGCAAAGCGCTCATCATCTTTGATCAAGCCCATAGCAATACCGGCAACCGGTGCTTTAATCGGCACACCTGCATCTAATAGTGCCAATGAAGTACCGCAGACGGTTGCCATAGAACTCGAACCGTTAGATTCGGTGATCTCAGAGACAACACGCATGACATAAGGGAATTCACCCAATGTAGGCAATACCGCAGCAATGGCACGACGTGCCAAGCGGCCATGGCCGATCTCACGACGTTTCGGCGCACCCACCATACCCGTTTCACCGACAGAATAAGGCGGGAAGTTATAGTGCAACATGAATGCATCTTTGCTCTCACCCACAGGCGAGTCAATCAACTGTGCATCACGCTCAGAACCTAAGGTTGCCACAACAATGGCTTGAGTTTCACCGCGTGTAAATAAGGCCGAACCATGCGTACGAGGCAAGATTTTGTTTTTAACAAAAATCGGACGCACCGTGCGTGTATCACGACCATCGATACGACGCTCACCGGCTAAAATATTACCACGGACAATATCACGCTCTAATTTACTAAAAGCTTTAGCAACTCGCGCTTGATCTAAACCATTTTCATCTTCAGAGACAAGGGCAGTAAGTACTGCTTCTTTCGCTTCACCAACAGCCGCATAACGTGTTTGCTTTTCTTGAATCTTATACGCTGCCTCTAAGGCTGCGCGCGCATGTTCACTGACTTTTGTATTCGCTTCAGTATCTTCTGCTGGAGGCAACCAATCCCATGCTGGCTTACCTGCTTCTTGAACAAACTCATCAATCGCATTAATCACCGCTTGCGCTTGCTCATGGCCAAATAAAACGGCGTTTAGCATCACCTCTTCTGGCAGCTCTTTAGCCTCAGACTCAACCATTAATACCGCACTTCGCGTACCGGCGACAACAAGCTCTAAGGCCGATTCAGCTAATTGCTCTGTCGTTGGGTTAAGAACATATTCACCATTGATATACCCCACACGCGCCGCACCCATTGGACCTAAAAATGGCACCCCTGAGATAGATAAAGCGGCAGAAGCACCAATCATTGCTGGAATTTCAGGGTCAACTTCAGGATCCCAAGATAAAACAGTTGCAACAACTTGAACTTCATTTTTAAATGCTTTTGGAAAAAGCGGACGCAATGGTCGATCGATCAGTCGACATGCTAATGTTTCTTTTTCTGTCGGCTTACCTTCACGCTTGAAGAAGCCACCGGGGATTTTTCCCGCGGCATATGTTTTTTCTTGATAATTTACGGTTAAAGGGAAAAAATCACGCCCTTCAACCGCTTCTTTTTGGGCCACCGCTGTCACTAATACAGAAGTGTCACCCATATGAACAACCACAGCTCCTGAAGCCTGGCGTGCAATCTCGCCAGTTTCAAGCGTAACAGTGTGTTTGCCATATTGAAAAACTTTTTTTATTGCGTTCACGTTTATGTTTCCTTAATTGTAAGAAAGCTCCAAAGCCAC
This genomic stretch from Piscirickettsia litoralis harbors:
- the pnp gene encoding polyribonucleotide nucleotidyltransferase, whose translation is MNAIKKVFQYGKHTVTLETGEIARQASGAVVVHMGDTSVLVTAVAQKEAVEGRDFFPLTVNYQEKTYAAGKIPGGFFKREGKPTEKETLACRLIDRPLRPLFPKAFKNEVQVVATVLSWDPEVDPEIPAMIGASAALSISGVPFLGPMGAARVGYINGEYVLNPTTEQLAESALELVVAGTRSAVLMVESEAKELPEEVMLNAVLFGHEQAQAVINAIDEFVQEAGKPAWDWLPPAEDTEANTKVSEHARAALEAAYKIQEKQTRYAAVGEAKEAVLTALVSEDENGLDQARVAKAFSKLERDIVRGNILAGERRIDGRDTRTVRPIFVKNKILPRTHGSALFTRGETQAIVVATLGSERDAQLIDSPVGESKDAFMLHYNFPPYSVGETGMVGAPKRREIGHGRLARRAIAAVLPTLGEFPYVMRVVSEITESNGSSSMATVCGTSLALLDAGVPIKAPVAGIAMGLIKDDERFAVLSDILGDEDHLGDMDFKVAGTERGVTALQMDIKIEGITKEIMGAALAQAYDGRMHILDKMNSVVAAPSALSEFAPRITTIKIPADKIRDLIGPGGATIRSLTEETNTSIDIDDDGLVKISAVDAQKAAEAKARIEDITMVIEIGKVYPGTVTNIRDFGGFVALASGKQGLVHISQICEERVNQVSDRLSEGQEVKVKVLDIDRQGRIRLTMKGIDQQTGEVIVKPVEPAAEAAPAQQDSSAPE